A region from the Clavibacter sp. A6099 genome encodes:
- a CDS encoding glycoside hydrolase family 3 protein, producing the protein MPRAPRTLLTAPDGTRFRDLDGDGVMAPYEDPRLTPEERTADLVGRLSLAEKAGLMFQTVIEVGADGELKEEPGAISKSGTTEVVVGKAMNHFNVHEIRSARQAARWSNRLQELAESTPHGIPVTVSTDPRHAFVENAGVAFSAGPFSQWPEALGLAALDDVDAIRAFADAARQEYVAVGIRAALHPQIDLATEPRWGRQAQTLGHDADRVAEFTAAYLRGFQGDELGSASVACTTKHFPGGGPQKDGEDAHFPYGREQVYPGGMFEYHLAPFREAIARGTAAMMPYYGMPEGLVRDGEEIEPVGFGFNRQVITGLLREELGYDGVVVTDWELVNDNHVGDQVLPARAWGVEELTPDERMERIIQAGCDQFGGEECVDVLLDLVASGRVTEARIDESVRRLLLVKFRLGLFDDPYVDEDEAERIVGRADLRELGFRAQAASVTVLENRERDGRPTLPLPVDGPRLRVHVEGMRPESLDGWADPAEGPDDADLAIVRLGAPFEPRSDLFLEAWFHQGSLEFPPGLVHRLRRIADRCPLVVVVNLDRPAIMTPLVPFAAALAVDYGSSDAAVLAALTGRIAPEGRLPVEIPRSMDAVRASRTDVPSDTEDPVYPLHHGLRIL; encoded by the coding sequence ATGCCCCGCGCCCCGCGCACGCTCCTCACCGCCCCCGACGGCACCCGGTTCCGCGACCTCGACGGCGACGGGGTGATGGCGCCCTACGAGGATCCGCGGCTGACCCCCGAGGAGCGCACCGCCGACCTCGTCGGGCGCCTCAGCCTCGCCGAGAAGGCCGGCCTCATGTTCCAGACCGTGATCGAGGTCGGCGCCGACGGCGAGCTGAAGGAGGAGCCGGGCGCGATCTCGAAGTCCGGCACCACCGAGGTCGTGGTCGGCAAGGCCATGAACCACTTCAACGTGCACGAGATCCGCTCGGCCCGGCAGGCCGCGCGCTGGAGCAACCGGCTGCAGGAGCTCGCGGAGTCGACGCCGCACGGGATCCCCGTGACCGTGAGCACGGATCCGCGCCACGCCTTCGTCGAGAACGCGGGCGTCGCCTTCTCGGCCGGCCCGTTCTCGCAGTGGCCGGAGGCGCTCGGCCTCGCGGCGCTCGACGACGTGGACGCGATCCGCGCGTTCGCGGACGCGGCCCGGCAGGAGTACGTGGCCGTCGGCATCCGCGCGGCGCTGCACCCGCAGATCGACCTCGCCACCGAGCCGCGCTGGGGACGCCAGGCGCAGACGCTCGGCCACGACGCCGACCGCGTGGCCGAGTTCACGGCCGCGTACCTCCGGGGGTTCCAGGGCGACGAGCTCGGATCCGCGAGCGTCGCCTGCACCACCAAGCACTTCCCGGGCGGCGGCCCGCAGAAGGACGGCGAGGACGCGCACTTCCCGTACGGCCGCGAGCAGGTGTACCCGGGCGGCATGTTCGAGTACCACCTCGCGCCCTTCCGCGAGGCGATCGCGCGGGGGACCGCCGCGATGATGCCGTACTACGGGATGCCCGAGGGCCTCGTGCGCGACGGCGAGGAGATCGAGCCGGTGGGCTTCGGCTTCAACAGGCAGGTGATCACCGGGCTGCTGCGCGAGGAGCTCGGCTACGACGGCGTCGTGGTCACCGACTGGGAGCTCGTGAACGACAACCACGTCGGCGACCAGGTGCTGCCGGCACGCGCGTGGGGCGTCGAGGAGCTGACGCCCGACGAGCGGATGGAGCGCATCATCCAGGCCGGCTGCGACCAGTTCGGCGGGGAGGAGTGCGTCGACGTGCTGCTCGACCTCGTCGCCTCCGGTCGTGTCACGGAGGCGCGCATCGACGAGTCGGTGCGGCGCCTGCTGCTCGTGAAGTTCCGCCTGGGTCTCTTCGACGACCCGTACGTCGACGAGGACGAGGCCGAGCGCATCGTCGGCCGCGCGGACCTCCGCGAGCTCGGCTTCCGCGCGCAGGCCGCGTCGGTCACCGTGCTCGAGAACCGGGAGCGCGATGGCCGGCCGACGCTGCCGCTCCCCGTCGACGGGCCCCGGCTCCGCGTGCACGTCGAGGGCATGCGGCCGGAGTCGCTCGACGGCTGGGCGGATCCGGCCGAGGGACCCGACGACGCCGACCTCGCGATCGTGCGGCTCGGCGCCCCCTTCGAGCCGCGGTCGGACCTCTTCCTCGAGGCGTGGTTCCACCAGGGGTCGCTCGAGTTCCCGCCCGGTCTCGTCCACCGGCTCCGGCGGATCGCCGACCGCTGCCCGCTCGTGGTGGTGGTGAACCTCGACCGGCCCGCGATCATGACGCCGCTCGTGCCGTTCGCCGCCGCGCTCGCCGTGGACTACGGCAGCTCCGACGCCGCCGTGCTCGCGGCGCTCACGGGACGGATCGCGCCCGAGGGCCGGCTGCCCGTGGAGATCCCGCGCTCGATGGACGCGGTGCGGGCCTCGCGGACGGACGTGCCGTCGGACACCGAGGACCCGGTGTACCCGCTGCACCACGGCCTGCGGATCCTCTGA
- a CDS encoding MOSC domain-containing protein, translating into MQPSPAARVVAVARDDAHRFSKPVRPSITLLAGLGVEGDAHLGTTVQHLSRKRRDPDAPNLRQVHLVHAELHDELAEKGYQVGPGDLGENVTTAGVALLDLPTGTRLHLGEDAVVELTGLRNPCIQIDKLGTGAMKAVLDRDADGNVVRKSGVMGVVITGGEVRPDDAVRVELPSGEQLALQPV; encoded by the coding sequence ATGCAGCCGTCTCCCGCCGCCCGGGTCGTCGCCGTCGCGCGCGACGACGCCCACCGCTTCTCCAAGCCCGTCCGCCCGTCGATCACGCTCCTCGCCGGCCTCGGCGTCGAGGGCGACGCGCACCTCGGCACCACCGTCCAGCACCTCTCGCGCAAGCGTCGAGACCCGGATGCGCCGAACCTCCGCCAGGTGCACCTCGTCCACGCCGAGCTGCACGACGAGCTGGCGGAGAAGGGCTACCAGGTCGGGCCGGGCGACCTCGGCGAGAACGTCACGACCGCGGGCGTCGCGCTCCTCGACCTGCCGACCGGGACGCGCCTGCACCTCGGCGAGGACGCCGTGGTCGAGCTGACCGGCCTGCGGAACCCCTGCATCCAGATCGACAAGCTCGGCACGGGCGCCATGAAGGCGGTGCTCGACCGCGACGCCGACGGGAACGTCGTGCGGAAGTCCGGCGTGATGGGCGTCGTCATCACCGGCGGCGAGGTCCGCCCCGACGACGCCGTCCGCGTGGAGCTCCCCTCGGGCGAGCAGCTCGCGCTGCAGCCCGTCTGA
- a CDS encoding extracellular solute-binding protein, translating into MKTSMRLGAVATVLAATVALTGCGRSADEGSGPAAATTLGSEPAKGKVTMWAMGAEGEALPAFLKTFEDANPDVEVDVTAIPWDAAHNKFQTAIAGGTTPDIAMMGTTWMADFADALTTVPTDVDASDSFPGSLATNSVEDRAAGIPWYVDTRVLYYRTDLAAKAGWTKAPTTWDELKQMASDMQTKAGAAHGIRLPAGNDAFQGTLWMPWSNGAEIADGAKWTLDTPQMQEAYEYYGSFFADGIADPDVDVSSGAQEASFVDGSTPMLIEGPFEIGQLKAVGGEGFASKFATAVLPAKETSASFSGGANLVVFDQAKNQDAAWKLARWLGQPETQAAWYAATGDLPASQSAWQDPALQSDPTLAAFGEQLKTAKSVPVSTNWVKVGSAADSALEQIRRGTATVPDALAKLQSDADSIGSAE; encoded by the coding sequence GTGAAGACATCCATGCGTCTCGGCGCGGTCGCGACCGTGCTGGCGGCCACCGTCGCGCTGACCGGCTGCGGCAGGTCCGCCGACGAGGGATCCGGTCCGGCAGCCGCGACCACCCTCGGCTCCGAGCCCGCGAAGGGCAAGGTGACCATGTGGGCGATGGGCGCGGAGGGCGAGGCGCTGCCCGCGTTCCTGAAGACCTTCGAGGACGCCAACCCGGACGTCGAGGTCGACGTCACGGCGATCCCGTGGGACGCGGCCCACAACAAGTTCCAGACCGCGATCGCCGGCGGCACCACCCCCGACATCGCGATGATGGGCACCACCTGGATGGCCGACTTCGCCGACGCCCTCACCACCGTGCCGACCGACGTCGACGCGAGCGACTCCTTCCCCGGCTCCCTGGCCACGAACTCCGTCGAGGACCGCGCCGCCGGCATCCCCTGGTACGTCGACACCCGCGTGCTCTACTACCGCACCGACCTCGCGGCGAAGGCCGGCTGGACGAAGGCGCCGACCACCTGGGACGAGCTCAAGCAGATGGCGTCCGACATGCAGACGAAGGCCGGCGCCGCGCACGGCATCCGCCTCCCCGCCGGCAACGACGCGTTCCAGGGCACGCTCTGGATGCCGTGGTCGAACGGCGCCGAGATCGCCGACGGCGCGAAGTGGACCCTCGACACCCCCCAGATGCAGGAGGCGTACGAGTACTACGGCAGCTTCTTCGCCGACGGCATCGCCGACCCCGACGTCGACGTCTCGTCCGGCGCGCAGGAGGCCTCGTTCGTCGACGGATCCACGCCCATGCTCATCGAGGGCCCCTTCGAGATCGGCCAGCTGAAGGCCGTCGGCGGCGAGGGCTTCGCCTCGAAGTTCGCCACCGCGGTGCTCCCGGCGAAGGAGACCTCGGCGTCGTTCAGCGGCGGTGCGAACCTCGTCGTCTTCGACCAGGCGAAGAACCAGGACGCCGCGTGGAAGCTCGCGCGCTGGCTCGGCCAGCCCGAGACGCAGGCGGCCTGGTACGCCGCCACGGGCGACCTGCCCGCGTCGCAGTCCGCCTGGCAGGATCCGGCCCTGCAGTCCGACCCCACCCTCGCCGCCTTCGGCGAGCAGCTGAAGACCGCGAAGTCGGTGCCCGTGAGCACGAACTGGGTCAAGGTCGGATCCGCCGCGGACTCGGCGCTCGAGCAGATCCGCCGCGGCACCGCCACCGTGCCCGACGCCCTGGCGAAGCTGCAGTCGGACGCCGACTCCATCGGCTCGGCGGAGTAG
- a CDS encoding carbohydrate ABC transporter permease, with protein sequence MAITAPRAAGTRPGRTRSPLVARQRRRQAIVAWGFCLPFVAVFAVFMLVPLVSSFAMSFTDFRATDIRSPFAVDFTGLDQYAKLFTDATFLRSIGVTAFFVVVGIPVTMVIALALALALNSGRGRIVSFFRVGFYAPVVTSIVAVSVVWRYILLPDGLLNSALALVGITGPNWLSDTTWALPSLVVMAVWRNVGTLMIIFLAGLQAVPEEVQEAAVMDGASPWRRLISVTLPLLRPTLLLGSVLISVGFLQFFEEAFVMTRGGPLDSTLSVAYYTYRQFGFGEYGLASAASYVLFLAIALLSLLQFRLLRSKD encoded by the coding sequence TTGGCCATCACCGCTCCCCGTGCGGCCGGGACCCGTCCCGGCCGCACCCGGTCCCCGCTCGTCGCCCGGCAGCGCCGCCGCCAGGCGATCGTGGCCTGGGGCTTCTGCCTCCCGTTCGTCGCCGTCTTCGCGGTCTTCATGCTCGTGCCGCTGGTCAGCTCGTTCGCCATGTCGTTCACGGACTTCCGCGCGACCGACATCCGCTCCCCGTTCGCGGTGGACTTCACGGGCCTCGACCAGTACGCGAAGCTCTTCACGGACGCCACGTTCCTCCGCTCCATCGGCGTCACGGCCTTCTTCGTGGTCGTCGGGATCCCGGTCACGATGGTCATCGCGCTCGCGCTGGCCCTCGCGCTCAACTCCGGTCGCGGCCGCATCGTGTCGTTCTTCCGCGTCGGCTTCTACGCGCCCGTCGTGACGAGCATCGTCGCGGTCTCGGTCGTGTGGCGCTACATCCTGCTGCCGGACGGGCTGCTCAACTCGGCGCTCGCGCTGGTCGGGATCACCGGCCCCAACTGGCTGAGCGACACCACCTGGGCGCTGCCCTCGCTCGTCGTGATGGCGGTGTGGCGGAACGTCGGCACCCTGATGATCATCTTCCTGGCCGGGCTGCAGGCCGTGCCCGAGGAGGTCCAGGAGGCGGCCGTGATGGACGGCGCGAGCCCCTGGCGCCGGCTGATCTCGGTCACGCTGCCGCTGCTCCGCCCGACCCTGCTGCTCGGATCCGTGCTCATCTCGGTCGGGTTCCTGCAGTTCTTCGAGGAGGCGTTCGTGATGACCCGCGGCGGCCCCCTCGACTCCACGCTGTCCGTCGCGTACTACACGTACCGGCAGTTCGGCTTCGGCGAGTACGGCCTCGCCTCCGCGGCGAGCTACGTCCTCTTCCTCGCCATCGCCCTGCTCAGCCTGCTGCAGTTCCGGCTGCTGCGGTCGAAGGACTGA
- a CDS encoding carbohydrate ABC transporter permease, producing the protein MTTTASAPAATAAVAAQAATGAPPRRRRTDRGRRARAIVYVVLAAVLCVWLLPFIWMALGSVKTQGEILQRPPTWWPQDPVADNFAQWFGPLDFGTFFSNSLVVALVTVLGNLVFCSMVGYALAKMEFPGKRILFLTVMVTLMVPGVVTFVPLFVMVSGLGLVNTYAALILPFITAPIGVFLMRQFMLGIPEALIEAARLDGAGEFRIFSRIVMPLCGPPLATLGILTFLASWNNFLWPLVAAQTEGMYTLPIALSLYSTGQNATDYGLLLAGSVLVIAPILALFVFLQRYFIQGVATAGLK; encoded by the coding sequence ATGACCACCACCGCATCCGCCCCCGCCGCGACGGCCGCCGTCGCCGCGCAGGCCGCGACCGGCGCCCCGCCGCGTCGTCGCCGCACCGACCGCGGGCGCCGCGCCCGCGCGATCGTCTACGTCGTGCTCGCCGCCGTCCTCTGCGTCTGGCTCCTCCCGTTCATCTGGATGGCGCTCGGCTCCGTGAAGACGCAGGGCGAGATCCTGCAGCGTCCGCCGACGTGGTGGCCGCAGGATCCCGTCGCGGACAACTTCGCGCAGTGGTTCGGGCCGCTCGACTTCGGCACGTTCTTCTCCAACAGCCTCGTCGTGGCGCTCGTCACGGTGCTCGGCAACCTCGTGTTCTGCTCGATGGTCGGCTACGCGCTGGCGAAGATGGAGTTCCCGGGCAAGCGCATCCTGTTCCTCACCGTGATGGTGACGCTCATGGTGCCGGGCGTCGTCACCTTCGTCCCGCTGTTCGTCATGGTCTCGGGGCTCGGCCTCGTGAACACGTACGCGGCGCTCATCCTCCCGTTCATCACGGCGCCCATCGGGGTGTTCCTCATGCGGCAGTTCATGCTCGGGATCCCCGAGGCGCTCATCGAGGCCGCGCGCCTCGACGGCGCGGGGGAGTTCCGCATCTTCTCCCGCATCGTCATGCCGCTGTGCGGGCCGCCGCTCGCGACCCTCGGGATCCTCACGTTCCTCGCCTCGTGGAACAACTTCCTCTGGCCGCTCGTCGCCGCGCAGACCGAGGGCATGTACACGCTGCCGATCGCCCTGTCGCTGTACTCCACCGGGCAGAACGCGACCGACTACGGCCTGCTGCTCGCGGGATCCGTGCTCGTGATCGCGCCGATCCTCGCCCTGTTCGTGTTCCTGCAGCGCTACTTCATCCAGGGCGTCGCGACCGCCGGCCTCAAGTGA
- a CDS encoding MFS transporter, which yields MTAASTVSPPGIAPANPRSRVLVASLIGTSIEFFDFYVYATAAVLVFPALFFANADPAVAQLQSLAVFGVAFFARPIGSVLFGHFGDRFGRTRTLVASLLTMGIATVLIGSLPSGLTPGWEIAAPAALAVLRFIQGLGLGGEWGGAALLATENAPAGKRAIYGTFPQLGAPIGFFLSTGLFLVLSLTLSPADLQSWGWRVPFLASAVLVLVGLYVRVKLVEAPEFQAVLDRGETSRLPLGRTIRTGWRGLVLGALALLAIFTLFYLMTTFTVTYGTSPRTAEAAQAAASAAGKPFDAASFHAGLGYARTDFLLMLLVGVVFFAITIVVSGALAQRRGARPIVAVSAAGMVVFGLLMDPLLSAGLPGTLMFVILGFALIGIGYGAVGSLLPGMFAPDVRYTGASLAFSLAGIIGGAVAPFIATWLWDIGGGGVMLVGVYLSVASAISLVALLVLREHGTTRAAGGADAA from the coding sequence ATGACCGCTGCCTCCACCGTCTCCCCGCCCGGCATCGCCCCGGCCAACCCGCGCTCGCGCGTGCTGGTCGCGAGCCTCATCGGCACGTCCATCGAGTTCTTCGACTTCTACGTCTACGCCACGGCCGCCGTGCTGGTGTTCCCCGCGCTGTTCTTCGCCAACGCCGACCCGGCGGTCGCGCAGCTGCAGTCCCTCGCTGTGTTCGGCGTCGCGTTCTTCGCCCGGCCCATCGGATCCGTGCTCTTCGGCCACTTCGGCGACCGGTTCGGCCGCACGCGCACGCTCGTCGCGTCGCTGCTCACCATGGGCATCGCCACCGTGCTCATCGGATCCCTGCCGAGCGGCCTCACGCCGGGCTGGGAGATCGCGGCCCCCGCCGCACTGGCCGTGCTCCGCTTCATCCAGGGCCTCGGCCTCGGCGGCGAGTGGGGCGGCGCGGCGCTGCTGGCGACCGAGAACGCACCGGCGGGCAAGCGGGCGATCTACGGCACGTTCCCGCAGCTCGGCGCGCCCATCGGCTTCTTCCTCTCGACCGGCCTGTTCCTGGTGCTCTCTCTCACGCTCTCCCCCGCCGACCTGCAGTCGTGGGGCTGGCGCGTGCCGTTCCTCGCCAGCGCCGTGCTCGTGCTCGTGGGCCTCTACGTGCGCGTGAAGCTCGTCGAGGCGCCGGAGTTCCAGGCGGTCCTCGACCGCGGCGAGACGTCGCGGCTGCCGCTCGGCCGCACCATCCGCACCGGCTGGCGGGGCCTGGTCCTCGGGGCGCTCGCCCTCCTCGCCATCTTCACGCTCTTCTACCTCATGACCACGTTCACGGTCACCTACGGCACGTCGCCCCGCACCGCGGAGGCCGCGCAGGCCGCCGCCTCCGCGGCGGGCAAGCCCTTCGACGCGGCCTCGTTCCACGCCGGGCTCGGCTACGCCCGCACCGACTTCCTGCTCATGCTCCTCGTCGGCGTCGTGTTCTTCGCGATCACCATCGTGGTCTCGGGCGCGCTCGCCCAGCGCCGCGGCGCGCGTCCCATCGTGGCCGTGAGCGCCGCCGGCATGGTCGTCTTCGGCCTGCTGATGGATCCCCTGCTCTCCGCGGGCCTGCCCGGCACGCTGATGTTCGTGATCCTCGGCTTCGCGCTCATCGGCATCGGGTACGGCGCCGTCGGATCCCTGCTGCCCGGCATGTTCGCCCCCGACGTCCGCTACACGGGCGCGTCCCTGGCGTTCAGCCTCGCGGGCATCATCGGCGGCGCGGTCGCGCCGTTCATCGCGACGTGGCTCTGGGACATCGGCGGCGGCGGCGTGATGCTCGTCGGCGTCTACCTCAGCGTCGCGTCCGCGATCTCGCTCGTGGCGCTCCTCGTGCTGCGCGAGCACGGCACGACCCGCGCCGCGGGCGGAGCCGACGCGGCCTGA
- a CDS encoding MFS transporter: MSTTPAARTAAPSTATPPAGNSRSRVIIASLIGTSIEFYDFYVYATAAVLVFPALFFANDDPTVAQLASFAVFGVAFIARPIGSILFGHFGDRVGRKGTLVASLLTMGIATVLIGCLPTALTPGWEVAAPALLVIMRFGQGLGLGGEWSGAALLATENAPAGKRAIYGTFPQLGAPIGFIVANGVFLALSLGLTPEQFQAWGWRVPFLASAVLVIVGLYVRLKLIETPAFQKVVDSGEVAKLPVARVFVTSWRPLILGTFIMLATYTLFYLMTTFTLTYGTTARDAATAEAAATKAGKTFNPDTFAAGLGYARNDFLIMLIVGVVFFGIFTMVSGPLAEKHGRRKMLIATTVGILVFGLLFVPLFSAGFVGTMALLIIGFTLMGLTFGPMGAVLPELFPTNVRYTGSAISYNVASILGAAVAPFIAVALWQLLDGNVLLVGVYLSAMAAITLVALIISRETRDADYAGNVS; this comes from the coding sequence ATGTCCACGACCCCCGCGGCCCGCACCGCCGCTCCGTCCACCGCCACCCCGCCCGCCGGGAACTCGCGCTCGCGCGTCATCATCGCGAGCCTCATCGGCACGTCGATCGAGTTCTACGACTTCTACGTCTACGCGACCGCGGCGGTGCTCGTCTTCCCCGCGCTCTTCTTCGCGAACGACGACCCGACCGTCGCGCAGCTCGCGTCCTTCGCGGTGTTCGGCGTCGCCTTCATCGCGCGGCCCATCGGATCCATCCTCTTCGGCCACTTCGGCGACCGGGTCGGCCGGAAGGGCACGCTCGTCGCGTCGCTGCTCACCATGGGCATCGCGACCGTGCTGATCGGCTGCCTGCCCACCGCGCTCACGCCCGGGTGGGAGGTCGCGGCCCCCGCGCTCCTCGTGATCATGCGCTTCGGCCAGGGCCTCGGCCTCGGCGGCGAGTGGAGCGGCGCCGCCCTCCTCGCGACCGAGAACGCGCCCGCCGGCAAGCGCGCCATCTACGGCACGTTCCCGCAGCTCGGCGCGCCCATCGGCTTCATCGTCGCCAACGGCGTCTTCCTCGCGCTGAGCCTCGGCCTCACCCCCGAGCAGTTCCAGGCGTGGGGCTGGCGCGTGCCGTTCCTCGCGAGCGCCGTGCTCGTGATCGTCGGGCTCTACGTGCGCCTGAAGCTCATCGAGACGCCCGCGTTCCAGAAGGTCGTCGACTCCGGCGAGGTCGCGAAGCTGCCCGTCGCGCGCGTGTTCGTCACGAGCTGGCGCCCGCTGATCCTCGGCACCTTCATCATGCTGGCGACCTACACGCTGTTCTACCTGATGACCACGTTCACGCTCACCTACGGCACCACGGCGCGCGACGCCGCGACGGCGGAGGCCGCCGCGACGAAGGCCGGCAAGACCTTCAACCCGGACACGTTCGCCGCGGGCCTCGGCTACGCGCGCAACGACTTCCTCATCATGCTCATCGTGGGCGTCGTGTTCTTCGGCATCTTCACGATGGTCTCGGGACCCCTCGCCGAGAAGCACGGCCGTCGCAAGATGCTCATCGCGACCACCGTCGGGATCCTCGTCTTCGGCCTGCTCTTCGTGCCGCTGTTCTCCGCCGGCTTCGTCGGCACGATGGCGCTCCTCATCATCGGATTCACGCTCATGGGCCTCACGTTCGGCCCCATGGGGGCGGTGCTGCCGGAGCTGTTCCCGACCAACGTGCGCTACACGGGATCCGCGATCAGCTACAACGTCGCGAGCATCCTCGGCGCCGCGGTCGCGCCCTTCATCGCGGTCGCGCTCTGGCAGCTGCTCGACGGGAACGTGCTGCTGGTCGGCGTGTACCTGAGCGCGATGGCGGCGATCACGCTTGTGGCGCTCATCATCAGCCGCGAGACCCGCGACGCCGATTACGCGGGGAACGTCAGTTGA
- a CDS encoding LacI family DNA-binding transcriptional regulator, with protein MSPRRPTVYDVAERAKVSIATVSFAFSRPDQISAATRERVLEIARELGYMPSASARGLARGRTGALGLHSFDLLIDRPLQREPADPDASVEPASVATPYAPGRTFIPWDDAGEIAADPRAFPLYVDEVRRGFELECRAHDRPVMLSRGSDTTTAVAESAGRVDGLAIFPGPSAAASLKRVSLAMPIVLFSYPPADDGHHRVTSDNAGGARELVRHLVVEHGITDTGFVGATSVGDYRERFQGYRDALAELGVAAPAEVLDDTVLGEGSGFGGVIAALRAGRLPRALVCASDQLALALVDLLRAEGVDVPGDVVVTGFDGILAGLLATPRLTTVRQPMEAMGRAAARILIDTTTGTQPADPVTLRLGTKLVVRESCGCRG; from the coding sequence ATGAGCCCCCGGCGCCCCACGGTCTACGACGTCGCAGAACGCGCGAAGGTGTCCATCGCGACCGTGTCGTTCGCGTTCAGCCGGCCCGACCAGATCAGCGCCGCCACCCGCGAGCGCGTGCTCGAGATCGCGCGCGAGCTCGGCTACATGCCGAGCGCGTCCGCCCGCGGCCTCGCCCGCGGCCGCACGGGCGCGCTCGGGCTGCACTCGTTCGACCTCCTCATCGACCGGCCGCTGCAGCGCGAGCCCGCGGATCCCGACGCGTCCGTCGAGCCCGCGTCCGTCGCGACGCCGTACGCACCCGGCCGCACCTTCATCCCCTGGGACGACGCGGGCGAGATCGCGGCGGATCCGCGCGCGTTCCCGCTCTACGTCGACGAGGTGCGCCGCGGCTTCGAGCTCGAGTGCCGCGCCCACGACCGCCCGGTCATGCTCAGCCGCGGCAGCGACACCACCACCGCCGTCGCGGAGTCAGCCGGCCGGGTCGACGGGCTCGCGATCTTCCCGGGGCCGTCCGCCGCGGCGTCGCTGAAGCGCGTCTCGCTCGCCATGCCGATCGTGCTGTTCAGCTACCCCCCGGCGGACGACGGGCACCACCGCGTCACGTCCGACAACGCCGGGGGAGCGCGCGAGCTCGTGCGGCACCTCGTGGTGGAGCACGGGATCACCGACACGGGCTTCGTGGGCGCGACCAGCGTCGGGGACTACCGCGAGCGCTTCCAGGGGTACCGCGACGCGCTGGCGGAGCTCGGGGTGGCCGCCCCCGCGGAGGTGCTCGACGACACGGTGCTCGGCGAGGGATCCGGCTTCGGCGGCGTCATCGCGGCCCTCCGCGCCGGGCGGCTGCCGCGCGCGCTCGTGTGCGCGAGCGACCAGCTGGCGCTCGCGCTCGTGGACCTGCTGCGCGCGGAGGGCGTGGACGTGCCGGGCGACGTCGTGGTCACGGGTTTCGACGGGATCCTCGCGGGGCTCCTCGCGACGCCGCGGCTCACCACCGTCCGGCAGCCCATGGAGGCGATGGGGCGCGCGGCGGCCCGCATCCTCATCGACACGACGACGGGCACGCAGCCGGCGGATCCCGTGACGCTGCGGCTCGGCACGAAGCTCGTGGTGCGCGAGAGCTGCGGCTGCCGGGGCTGA